From the genome of Pochonia chlamydosporia 170 chromosome Unknown PCv3seq00011, whole genome shotgun sequence:
GACTGTTCTGACACTTAGATTGCTTCTAACCTTCATACGATAGAGTCTGTTGGTCTTCATCTGCGGCGACAAAAGGTGTAGATACCCTCCTTTATAGCAAAATTTACTCTAGAAGAAAATGATCTTATCAAAACCattgaaggagaaggagcagcTTGCATAGACGCAAATTCAGGAGCAGCATGGCAACCAGTTACATACTCGATCAAAGGAGTCGCTTCAAGTGCGGTACTGcacaaagttgaagaatCGCGAGATAGCGTGACCGACCAACCACACTTGGCCTAGTAAGCATGAGTGGCATGTCACTGAGTAGCTAAGAGAGCCGCTGGATGTTAGTTGCTGGCAAACGGACCTGGTAGAACGGACCAGTGGATGCTGGCGGGGACATGGCATTCGGGTCTGGTGGACAAGGCCGATCAATATTGACATGTTTTTCAAGACTCTTGTTTTACAAATCAGCCGTTACATTCAGGCAGCATTAATCTGAAGAAATACCATGAGAACAGCAGAATACCTATTCCAAATTAGCACATGCAATCCAAAATGAACTTTGAGAACTCACGCGGCAGTGGCAGCAAGAACCTCAAATGGCCTTGCAACTGTCGTACTCGCCAGCAAACTCGTAAACAATAACACAAACCCAGTGATAATCCCAAGCCGCTTAACTTCATCCCTCACAAATTGTAGCCACCACATTGGCCCAAGCAGCAGAAGGAGCCCCGTTGTAATAATGATGAACGCTACAGACGCATCAAGCCGTGCATTGCTGTAGTAATTCGTCGTAGCAGATtgtgcctggtctggcttcGTTTTTGTTCGGAAAAGGTTGCTTAAAATGATGGGCCTGAATTTCTCTAGTAGGAGTCGTAAAGGAGATTTATCGTTACGCACAAGAGCGACGACATCTCGGCCAGCTCGAATAAATTCCAGCTCCTTAGCATCAATTGCATGTTCGTGGTTGTAGGCCCAGTTCTCTACATTTTCTACCTGGTGGTCTTGTGCGGACTTCCAGCTTCTTATTTCGGAGAAGCAACAGACATATTCGTCTAATAGAGTCAGTTGCCAGGGAAATTAAATGGGAAAAAAGATGAAATGACATAAACTAACTATACTCTTTGAGTAATATCTTCAGTTGATCGAGGATCTCTAGTCGATGTGGTAGAGGTTCATGCTGTAGTGAGCTGCAGTCGCCTCTTGCGTCGGAATATTGTTGTCCTTCATGATCAATTTGCTCTAGTTCCTCGCTTAACATGACGATTTGATGCTGCATAAGTAGGAGGACACGGATGTTCAGCTGGCTAAACCGCCGGAGGATTAGAAAGTCTCCCGATGAGGCCATCCACTTGGAGAACCCAGGATATCCTTCGTATCTCCAGTGACTTTCGCATTGTTCCGACGGTGTAGAGTCTGGGGGACCATCTGTGGAATTGCCAAGAATTTTATCACCCGATCTTGACATGTTGTTCTCTTCCACCATTACGTCCTCATGTACTCAGGGCCTTTCATGGAAGATACCGTGAATTAGAAAAAGGAATGCTATTTCTCTCAAATGTAGGGCCGAACCCGGGAGTTAGGCTGATTGCTGAGTCGCTCACCGCATTTTatcgacagcctcactttgCATTTCCAGTCTTCTAGGCTTCCCTTGCACTGCCACTCAGGGTTGTATTTACAGCCGCACACGCACACATGTTTCTCCCCAAAATTGTCCTTACATAACAGTATCATCACCTCCTACGTCGAGTAACTTTCTCAAACCAATTAACTGGAATATTAAATCATTAAAGAGTAAGTACCATTGTCTGGTGGCCCGTTCTTCGATGCTTAGCGTATTGAAATTTTATTAAACAGTCTCCGAGCGCGGCACTTGAACCAGGCAAATCTGACAAGACAATTTTGCACATAATGTCAACCGAGTCTCTGGCTCCCTTGTGCTTGAAAATGGACGACTCCAAGACGGCAACTGGGGGAATAGAAACTAAAAAAGACTCGAAACGTCGCGCCTCACAGCCGCCGCGACTTTCCCTCGTATCAACCCAATCAATCACATCAAACTCCTCGATTCAATTGATCGACACACCCCCGATGACTTGTGGATCTTGCGGGGTGCAATTGGTTCCGAAAACGAGTCCCTATTCTTTGACGGACTCAACTCAACAATCAAAATGTTGTGAAACTTGTCGTCGGAACTCGAAGCATTTTAAAGACAAATGTGGGAAATTGGATGATCCATTAACGTATTGTGAATATTGTCATGGAAACTCGACTCCAACACGCAATGGGTTCGTTCCTGGTACAATGAAGCTGTCAGGGCTCACGGTGAGGACGGATTCGCAGTGTCTCGACTTGGTTGTATCTGAAAGTCAGTTTCAGATTGATACCACTTCGGTTGATTTCGTACATCAAATTGGTTATGAGGATCAAGTTGCCGAAACGAGTCTCTACAATGGTGTATTTCATGCGAGAGGCCGAGATCAGGTACCATGCCTCCACCGCTATCAAGCAAAGTCTAGTCAATGAAACCCGTGTTTAGTTTGTTGTTTGCCAGATAGACGACGATTTCAACAGTTAAATAATTTGTCTCTTAAGCGAAATTCTGATTTATTTGCAAGTCTAAAGACATCAAACCAAGTACGATCTCAGCTACAGGTAATTTCCAAGTACCTAACCAGTGTCAGCCAGAGTTCAGGCGCGGATGATCATTACAACACACGTTCCAGCACGGAATATCAGCTCAGCCCAGAGGTCCGGATTTGTTGATTTGAGGTCATGCTCCTTCGATAACGTAATCAACCAATTTACATGCGGAAGCACAGTGCTGCAAGTTTCCCATGATTGAAAACCCGTGCTTCTCCTCTTTCGTGACACCAGGAAGGTCACACGGTTTGCCTGCGTCTATTGGTAAGGCGTCTGCCGGCGTGGTTGGCATGGTGGCGATCAGAAGCGAGACCGGCGTGCTCTTCGTAATGCGAGCACGACAATAGGAATATCCAAGAGCTTTAATGGATGGCGTATATGATGAGATAGCCTTACTAAATGCACTCTCCGTAGAACCCAGAGAATGCACCCCAGCAGCATGGAACGGCATAGAACTGCCAAGCCCCATCCCAATCCACCATATCCAAGGCAGGTTATCTAACATGTGGTCTGTACTAATTGTGTTAAGAACAAGCTTAACACAGACATCCCACAGCTAGTTAAGGTACTTAAGGTACTCCTTATTCTTCCGCGGCTGCTCCTTCCTGCGCACTTCTCGCCCTGTCTACTTCTTGCCCAGCTAGGCCTTTGCGTCTAATGCAAGCAGGCGTAATAGGTAAAGAGTGCGGATAGCAGATTTAGAAATAAGAATCGCGTTGCTATAAAAGTCGGTGATATTGACTACCACGATCGTGCCGCCTAGAGCACACTCCTGCATCTTAGCCAGCGTCTAACCGAGTAAAAAGCGCTTATAGCCGGCAAAGCGGCAAATCTCCCTAATATAAtcatcaagctcagccaTAGCTTACCGACGCCGGTTTACTGCTTGCTTGCGCCCTATGCCCTGTTCACGGTCGTCGACTGACTCATTGACCTTATCTCGGAGACGTTCATACCGACACGCGATGTTATAGTAATCGTGTCGCAAAGGCGACAGGTCACCACAACCGTCGACAAGCTAGCCAAGGATAACGGCACGGCCTCTTTCGAGGCTCTCCAGGGCGCCAGCAGACTAACCGGttgcaagcaagcaagcataAACATTTGTAGAAACGCCAGCAAAGGTGGACATAACGAATTACTGGTTGCTACGGTCGAGAAGTTTGGTATTAATAGCCGGCAAAAGGTCAAGAACGTCCTGGCTAAGCGGGATGGCGGCGTCAATCTTTGACTGTATGGTGAGTAGTGAAAGACATTAGGCCGCAGCTTGGACTCGGTGGAAAGGAGTGGCAGCCTCGCAGCTCCAGGCGGCCTAGAGGTGCGAAGAAGCCTCCTCTAAGTCTACTATCTCGCCTGTCCGCTCAAACCGGCTTGCAAGCTTGTTTCCAAGGTTGTTCAGACAGGCTGCCCGGTTTAGATGGTCGGCTAGTGTCAAGTCGACCACTTGCCTAGCCAGTATAATCGCTTCCTCTAAGTCGGCTATCTCGCCTGTCCGCTCATACCGGTTTGCAAGCATAATCCCCAGGTTATTTAGGTAGGCTACCCGGTTTAGATAGTCAACTGGTGTTAAGTCAACCGCTTGCCTAGCCACTGTCATCGCTGCCTCTAAGTCGGTCATCTCGCCTGTCCGCTCATACCGGCTCTGAAGCTTGTTTCCCAGGTTGTTTAACCAGGCTGCCCGGTCGGGATGGTTGGTCGGTGTCAACGGAAACAgttgctgccttgcaggGCATGAGAAGGAGCCACGTCACTGGTGTCAACCTCCCCTGCTACCTCATACCATATGGCTTGAATCTGAGATTCTTCGGCCGTGGCAGAGAAATTGAGTCTCTAAGAGGCGTACTGAACCCAAGGGGAGGGAGAGAAACCATGCAAGCTGTTGCAATCCACGGTCTTGGAGGAGTGGGGAAGAGTCAACTAGCACTTCATTACGCCAACACGTCTCACAATGCTGCAATCGTAAAATCGGTGTAATGTATCAACTGAAAATCTGACCGAGTGCCTCGTCGTGGTTCGATACAACTGGAATCCGTCTATTCTGACACCCAGACCTCCATCTCCCTCGGTTTTAGATATATATTGAGTGGGTCTTTCTCCCACATAAGGTAAATTTTACTCCTGTCGTCCTATCCCTTTGTTCCCTCTGACGGTTTAATATCAAACTTCCACACTAATTTAGCCAGTGTGAGGCGCATCTCCGCATATGCAAGGCTGTAACATGGTGGACGCGGTTGGAAGTTGTGTGGAATATTCTAGATGTAAGTGTGATTGCAAAGTGCCTTTGACGTACTTCTTCCCAATACAGTTCCGTGGGCCAACTGAGAACGGCTCAAACACTTCTCTCTTATCAGTTTCGAACCGAGGGTCGCCGAGCCATCTTTCGGGAATGAATTCCTCGGGTAGCTTAAAGTGATCAGCGTGGTGGCAGCTGGACCATTGCCAAATCTCTACCATAGTCTTCTCAGATCATTAGCCAACAAGCCAACTTGTCAGGATATGGAATTTAGCACTCACGCCTTCGGGGACATATCGGCCAAGGATTATATCTCCTCCTTTGGCAATGACACGAGGATGGCCGCCGGGAGCTGGCGGGTACAGGCGCAGGGCCTCGTCCAGCACTGCCAGCATGTACGATTGCGTTGCCGTACCCCATGTTGGGGCTTCCCGGAGGAGACAAGTCATTTCTGAACCAGTTTGGAGGAACGCAAGACGTTTTGTATCCTTTCAACACATGATATGAAACCCCACGGCCTGGTCTGAACACGGTCAACCATACTTCCTCCAGCCCATCCAAAATCGACAACCAAACCGCGCCGTCCAGTGTTTCCCAAGAGGATATTCCCGAGGAGCCGGGCAAGAGAGCCACAAGgccaaagacaaagtcaTCGACCAAAACACCGAAACAGAAACCCTCCGCAGCAAAACTCGCCGCGCCGGCACCGAAAACTCGAACACAGCCAAGACGCAATGCTACCAAGGCCAACGAAACCCCTCTAGAGGATCAAGAGCCCGAGCCCGAGTCCGAGCCAGCGCCAGCAGTGCCAGTGCCTacgacgaagaaggcgaaaAACCGGCGCCAGAGATCGCTAGAGAGGAATCGCGTCGCGGCCTCCAAATGCCGCAAACGCAAGAAGCAGTGGACTGACGGTCTAGAGCAGAAGAAATCTGGCCTCGAGTCAATCCATCACGAACTCCAGGCAAAGTGCATGAGTCTGCTGCAGGAGTCGTCCCAACTGAAGAATTTCTTGATCGGCCATGCGAGCTGCCAGGACCCGAACATTGACATTTGGATAAGAAATGAAGCCTCCAAGTTCGTGCAGAATCTGCAAAAGAAACGTCGGTTGAACAGTCTGTTCTCCGTCCCAAGCCTCGATGGTAAGTTCCTCGAACCATGTCACGAAGCAAATGACCAAGAAGTCGACCTCCTCACCGATGACACCCGAGCTGACACGAACAGGAAACAGTTCGGCCTCTTCGAGCGCCAGCCCTCTGACGGGCACTGCCCTTGAATCGCCGGGCCAAGCGAGCCTGGACCTAGACATGGACGATTTTTCCGGCAGCGAAGAGTCTTCAGAAGACGACCTGGCAAATTGATGGCAACGGTTTGAAGCAAATGGTTGTTTTACACGCTGTACAAAACAATGAACAAATTGTTACGATGTTACGACTTGACGACCCTAGGCCCCGGTTATCAAAAGCAGTAAACGCCCCCGCGTGTGGACTCGGACGAGCGATGTGAAGCTGTTCCCCCTATGCTTTCACCGACGCCGAGCATAGTTTTGCGGCCTTGATGGGATGGATAACAGGGATGGGAGTTTGGGACACGGCCACCCATTTGGACCAGTTTTTGCCGATATGGAGAGGGTTTCTTGGCGAGCGAAAACGGACTGGGCTTCTGGGCTTTTCCATGGCGTTTCAGGATAGGAGCCACCCCCAGGGCATgaaccctaaccctaactATCTCGACCTTCCTCCACTCTGCCTATTGTTCCGGCATGCCACGGCCCGTCCCGCCACGCCAGCGCAAGTCAGCCAATTGTGGTTGTCTTCCAGACATGGCCAATTCGCTGGTTCACGTCGACGACGGCATCCCGTCCGATCTCCGCCGGGAAAGCCGTCATGTACGCCGCCGTCAATATCAAGTGGTCAAATACCAGAGGATCAGATAGCGCAGACGGATGACATCGTATTAGTTTCATCCGACGAGGAATTTGATGTGGAGGATGACAGTCATGATTGTCGGTCGCAGAAGAGAGTTCGGGCACTCGAGTGCGCTAGTCTATTGGGCATCCGGGTGCCCATGGGCTAGATGCAGAATGTACACATGCTATAGGGTTATAGTTGCCCTTT
Proteins encoded in this window:
- a CDS encoding basic-leucine zipper (bZIP) transcription factor (similar to Metarhizium robertsii ARSEF 23 XP_007817520.1), producing the protein MLGLPGGDKSFLNQFGGTQDVFPSKIDNQTAPSSVSQEDIPEEPGKRATRPKTKSSTKTPKQKPSAAKLAAPAPKTRTQPRRNATKANETPLEDQEPEPESEPAPAVPVPTTKKAKNRRQRSLERNRVAASKCRKRKKQWTDGLEQKKSGLESIHHELQAKCMSLLQESSQLKNFLIGHASCQDPNIDIWIRNEASKFVQNLQKKRRLNSLFSVPSLDGNSSASSSASPLTGTALESPGQASLDLDMDDFSGSEESSEDDLAN